One window of the Solanum stenotomum isolate F172 chromosome 11, ASM1918654v1, whole genome shotgun sequence genome contains the following:
- the LOC125845948 gene encoding probable transcription factor At5g61620: protein MDRNCSENGKSIKLFGFEITTTTTSSAAELTSEKDFMGRKIKKGNRWTEDEQRAFLKGLNFHGKGNWSNIAKDFVPSRTSTQVASHAQKYFVRLLDAKSNSNQRKKRKKSSVFDLRIEKTEHLEKTEDTHNQETHNVKSVPTAMPLTWVYMYPYNDHYASMSISTTTFDKPFSGISSSSSSSSSDNNLELKL, encoded by the coding sequence ATGGATAGGAATTGCAGTGAAAATGGCAAAAGCATCAAATTGTTTGGTTTTGAGATCACTACAACAACAACGAGTTCTGCGGCTGAACTAACATCTGAAAAAGATTTCATGggaaggaaaatcaagaaaggaaaTCGATGGACAGAGGATGAACAGAGAGCATTCTTGAAAGGATTGAATTTTCATGGAAAAGGAAATTGGAGTAACATTGCTAAGGATTTCGTGCCTAGTAGAACGTCGACACAGGTTGCTAGTCATGCTCAAAAGTACTTCGTGAGATTATTGGATGCTAAATCCAATTCCAATCAGAGAAAAAAACGCAAGAAATCAAGTGTTTTTGATCTTCGTATTGAAAAAACAGAGCATCTTGAAAAAACAGAGGATACACATAatcaagaaactcataatgTGAAAAGTGTTCCAACAGCAATGCCTCTTACTTGGGTTTACATGTATCCGTATAATGATCATTATGCCTCTATGTCAATCAGTACTACTACATTCGACAAGCCATTTTCTgggatttcttcttcttcttcttcttcttcttcggaTAATAATTTGGAGTTGAAGTTATAG
- the LOC125845949 gene encoding zinc finger protein 1-like: MDAFAMKKSCSSKASSISPASEESHEVITNTKRMKEKSMEDTQLKTKIFSCNFCKKEFSTKQALGGHQNGHKKERALSKGQKKLVGVVQPFDPPHYHHYYSPYSKLNSHMSFHSSFTSQSPFGVNGDSYVIHKPTFYQTWPCFSRYNYRFNPVKWSSSSSFFSTKNLLGNNNNDMIGTRVDNSHNFESKNSAKVLNIKDSPINIIDDSLGINNYMQMKLDEGDVEMDNKEEEDIA, from the exons ATGGATGCTTTTGCAATGAAAAAATCATGTTCTTCTAAGGCTTCTAGCATATCGCCTGCCTCAGAAGAATCTCATGAAGTCATCACCAACACAAAGAGGATGAAAGAAAAATCCATGGAAGACACTCAATTGAAGACTAAGATTTTCTCTTGCAACTTCTGCAAGAAAGAATTTTCCACTAAGCAAGCCCTAGGGGGACACCAAAACGGTCACAAAAAAGAGAGGGCATTGTCTAAAGGGCAAAAGAAACTTGTTGGTGTTGTTCAACCTTTTGACCCTCCCCATTATCATCATTACTATAGCCCTTACTCAAAATTGAACTCACACATGTCATTTCACAGTTCTTTTACCAGTCAATCACCATTTGGTGTTAATGGAGATTCTTATGTCATTCATAAGCCtactttttatcaaacatggcCATGTTTTTCCAGATACAATTATCGATTTAACCCAGTGAAGTGGTCATCAAGCTCATCATTTTTTAGTACAAAAAATCTCCTAGGAAATAACAACAATGATATGATTGGAACTAGAGTTGAT AATTCCCATAATTTTGAGAGCAAAAATAGTGCAAAGGTTTTAAATATAAAGGATTCACCAATCAATATCATTGATGATAGTCTTggtataaataattatatgcaGATGAAATTGGATGAGGGGGATGTAGAAATGgataataaagaagaagaggataTAGCTTGA